The Hydra vulgaris chromosome 11, alternate assembly HydraT2T_AEP genome contains a region encoding:
- the LOC100200770 gene encoding ADP-ribosylation factor 1-like 2, protein MGAFQSLFKSLFGRKEMRILMVGLDAAGKTTILYKLKLGEIVTTIPTIGFNVETVEYKNISFTVWDVGGQDKIRPLWRHYFQNTQGLIFVVDSNDRERVGEGREELNRMLNEDELRDAVLLVFANKQDLPNAMNAAEVTDKLGLHNIRNRSWYIQATCATSGDGLYEGLDWLSNELKKKKN, encoded by the exons atGGGTGCGTTTCAATctcttttcaaaagtttatttggGAGGAAAGAAATGAGAATTTTAATGGTAGGGTTGGACGCGGCAGGAAAAAccactattttatataaattaaaacttggAGAAATTGTTACCACTATTCCAACGATAG gtttCAATGTTGAAACAGTTGAGtacaaaaatattagttttactGTGTGGGATGTTGGTGGCCAAGATAAAATTAGACCCTTATGGAGGCACTACTTTCAAAACACTCAAG GTCTGATTTTTGTTGTGGATTCAAATGATAGAGAGCGTGTTGGTGAGGGCAGAGAAGAATTAAATAGAATGCTTAACGAAGACGAGTTGCGTGATGCCGTTCTTcttgtttttgcaaataaacag GATTTACCAAACGCTATGAATGCAGCTGAAGTTACAGATAAATTAGGATTACACAACATTCGTAACAGGAGTTGGTATATTCAAGCAACTTGTGCAACTAGTGGTGATGGGTTATATGAAGGTTTAGACTGGCTTTCCAACGAgctgaagaaaaagaaaaactaa